From a single Nematostella vectensis chromosome 3, jaNemVect1.1, whole genome shotgun sequence genomic region:
- the LOC5507755 gene encoding serine/arginine-rich splicing factor SR45: protein MSFQEGFESELLEPQVEPSLLSKSSEFSKVLAELASDSPSHDSAQKSVRFKEGDTGDGAFSTDIASSLQKDSFSSHLDNGISQVPSKQAPHGHGLPKQCELFGKQGVSSEQGCSAKSSIDEGAVQAARAEAGDGLAITHKGSSSRDEQERPDKEFDGYVVFTDARSSSGSTSDQYKAKVKDARGEVNETSAGTYVQTQPQRKNSIKALSQRIGNHPVIAKAKKTSSRLSVKRQEKSDKQLSATADSLVTRPAHQHPPKISILTESSRHNSPKSSPIPMQGRSPSSRQPTSPPSPRQPTSTPSPRQPTSPPSPRQPTSLPLPGQQTSLSSPRQRMSSPRSPISPQTRSMTSPRSPQSPTVPRRPISPRPPLSSSPSSPLSPSLPGSTPPPLSPLSPRPTLSPRPGSRSSLSPSPSLSPRPGRRSPSSPRPTVVLRPAKKEGPPEGAMVSNSIESSLEQVPVHVRSKSFFQIDSERTNDREDVSPLLRRPTSGSENSPNEARRRSNGWTDEMASVQLSPRRGSINMVRRGSKCLGDLSLGDASTQRPSTPDIMSPTIGRRLSIVAHGQQRRRSKISDELSLVASLLIHEASVGDDDVALPEVSLSDVMKSWNASAEDKHALSRVIDKRKEAKIDFEAVQNCRYLRNTSHEDDS, encoded by the exons ATGAGCTTCCAAGAGGGTTTTGAAAGCGAGCTTCTTGAACCTCAGGTTGAGCCCTCGCTCCTTTCGAAGTCATCCGAGTTTTCCAAGGTCTTGGCGGAGCTTGCTTCTGATAGTCCATCACACGATTCTGCCCAGAAAAGTGTCCGTTTTAAAGAAGGGGACACAGGAGATGGTGCTTTCTCGACAGATATAGCCTCTAGTCTACAAAAAGATTCTTTTTCTAGTCATCTTGATAACGGGATATCTCAAGTTCCGAGTAAACAAGCGCCTCATGGTCACGGATTACCCAAACAATGCGAATTATTTGGTAAACAAGGAGTCTCATCCGAACAAGGCTGTAGTGCCAAGTCTTCAATTGATGAAGGTGCTGTCCAAGCGGCGAGAGCAGAAGCTGGTGATGGATTAGCAATCACGCACAAAGGTTCTTCATCAAGAGATGAACAGGAAAGACCTGATAAAGAATTTGACGGATATGTCGTCTTCACAGACGCCAGAAGCAGCTCCGGCAGTACTAGCGATCAATATAAGGCTAAAGTAAAAGATGCGCGTGGTGAAGTGAATGAGACCTCAGCCGGCACGTATGTGCAAACACAACCGCAACGTAAGAACAGTATCAAAGCTTTGTCTCAAAGGATTGGAAACCACCCTGTCAtcgcaaaagcaaagaaaaCAAGCTCCAGATTATCGGTAAAGCGGCAAGAGAAATCAGACAAGCAACTATCCGCTACAGCGGACTCCTTAGTAACGCGTCCGGCTCATCAACATCCACCAAAAATCTCAATTTTAACAGAATCGTCTCGACACAATTCTCCCAAGTCGTCACCTATACCCATGCAGGGAAGGTCACCGTCCTCCAGGCAACCAACGTCGCCACCATCACCTAGGCAACCAACCTCAACACCATCACCTAGGCAACCAACGTCGCCCCCATCACCTAGGCAGCCAACTTCATTACCATTACCTGGGCAACAAAcgtcactatcatcacctaGACAACGGATGTCATCGCCCAGGTCCCCAATATCACCACAAACCAGGTCAATGACATCACCTAGATCACCACAATCACCAACAGTGCCTCGTCGACCAATATCACCTAGACCGCCGTTGTCGTCATCACCTAGTTCACCATTGTCTCCGAGTTTACCAGGGTCAACTCCTCCTCCGCTGTCACCCCTATCTCCGAGACCCACCTTGTCCCCTAGGCCAGGAAGTCGGTCTTCCTTATCTCCGAGTCCTTCCTTGTCACCTAGGCCAGGAAGGCGGTCACCTTCATCTCCGAGACCTACCGTGGTTTTAAGGCCAGCCAAAAAAGAAGGACCTCCGGAGGGTGCTATGGTCAGTAATAGCATTGAATCGAGCCTGGAACAG GTGCCAGTCCATGTGAGAAGCAAGTCTTTTTTCCAAATCGACTCGGAACGGACCAACGACAGAGAAGACGTAAGCCCTTTACTACGGAGGCCAACTTCGGGTTCCGAAAACTCTCCGAATGAAGCACGAAGGAGATCTAATGGATGGACGGACGAGATGGCAAGTGTTCAATTGAGCCCCAGGCGCGGAAGTATAAACATGGTGCGCCGGGGTTCAAAATGCTTAGGGGATTTATCCCTTGGAGATGCAAGCACACAGCGCCCGAGCACCCCAGACATCATGTCCCCAACTATTGGCCGTAGGTTGAGCATAGTGGCTCATGGGCAGCAACGCAGGAGGTCTAAAATATCGGATGAGCTGAGCCTGGTAGCGAGCCTACTAATTCATGAGGCAAGTGTAGGCGATGACGACGTGGCACTACCGGAAGTGAGTTTGAGTGACGTCATGAAAAGCTGGAATGCTTCCGCTGAGGATAAGCACGCGCTGTCACGTGTTATCGACAAACGAAAAGAAGCGAAAATAGACTTTGAGGCGGTACAGAACTGTAGGTATCTAAGGAACACCTCGCATGAGGACGACTCATGA
- the LOC5507756 gene encoding ephrin-B2 — MAYGKDSGWSALFLVMLALVHSAKSVVYPSIYWTPRNPMFSQLVTPTAMNVAAMSKVKIVCPNPTSIVDKVQDDTPKEFLYENLWIVTEESYDKCNTTLSPRNKILLKCDTPLSLKYYTVAFQQFSATAQGLEFALGQEYYFIATSDGTKSSLDKTSGGNCIKSNMRMKFYICKSPQDPRCLPPTTAPPTTPSGCPTVPSTTQTPLPPKTNPTTEPTESNEVPLLPTENSHTKSSLQSDDPKPTLRPSMAPAVTSIRPQVTKYSSQTEKEAIVREEPCSHDDGIRPSWSIIIPLLIIIVLLIATNVFFVYQLKQIYTAKDSNICESLDRRSERSKFTLASIGLGRRKDEASPVNV, encoded by the exons ATGGCGTATGGCAAGGATTCTGGTTGGAGCGCGCTGTTCCTTGTTATGCTAGCTTTGGTGCACAGCGCAAAATCAGTGGTGTATCCGTCGATTTATTGGACCCCGCGAAACCCAAT GTTTTCACAACTCGTGACTCCAACAGCAATGAACGTTGCAGCCATGTCAAAAGTGAAGATCGTCTGCCCCAACCCTACGTCGATAGTCGATAAAGTTCAGGATGACACGCCTAAGGAATTTCTCTACGAAAACTTATGGATTGTCACGGAAGAAAGCTACGACAAATGTAACACCACCCTATCCCCCAGGAATAAGATTCTGCTCAAGTGCGACACCCCCCTGAGTTTGAAGTACTACACAGTGGCATTCCAGCAATTCAGTGCGACTGCGCAAGGCCTGGAGTTTGCTCTGGGACAAGAGTATTACTTTATCG CGACGTCAGATGGGACCAAGTCATCGCTGGACAAAACGAGTGGCGGGAATTGTATTAAGAGTAACATGCGAATGAAATTCTACATCTGTAAAAGCCCACAAG ACCCGCGATGTCTCCCCCCTACAACTGCCCCACCCACAACACCCTCAGGGTGTCCTACAGTGCCATCAACCACGCAAACACCACTACCCCCCAAGACCAACCCAACAACGGAGCCGACGGAATCCAACGAGGTACCCTTACTACCCACCGAAAACAGTCACACCAAGTCTAGTCTTCAGAGCGACGACCCTAAACCGACTTTGAGACCGTCAATGGCGCCCGCCGTCACGTCAATCAGACCGCAAGTGACGAAGTACTCGTCTCAAACGGAAAAGGAGGCGATTGTGAGGGAAGAGCCGTGTTCACATGACGATG GGATACGTCCAAGTTGGAGTATCATCATTCCCCTTTTGATAATCATCGTCCTGTTAATAGCGACGAACGTGTTCTTCGTCTACCAGTTAAAGCAGATTTACACTGCAAAGGACTCGAACATTTGCGAGAGCCTGGACAGACGCTCTGAGCGGTCTAAATTCACGTTAGCTTCAATAGGGCTAGGCAGACGAAAAGACGAGGCGAGTCCTGTTAATGTATGA
- the LOC125561148 gene encoding uncharacterized protein LOC125561148: MSTKKTNKSDLASQKVRPTDSQMQGKHSSANKVPDPGRTGRPMDTTKRRHVTQTTILKPLASKPKEAVGDLLRSSGQSIAHSKRGRTHEPLVLGPLKVPATKQHVNRETRQQTNFPVTSKALSRAEASQISDLFKEAVKPKANPRAGLLHIDKRASGVRTSPVGGVEYSSGGLPRRHKDHKKAKGNRNVQRSPRPLGPPSIHVEESTGLCLPEITMEEVLQSWDVKPRRSRSSSNVGIKDPMEFLKSQSDNRHGHSPVPDAPSYEELLKCRYLRLGQEEEEERLAHGTFCSCNSCEHSEGLKNSPYLNA; the protein is encoded by the coding sequence ATGAGCACGAAAAAGACTAACAAGAGCGATCTAGCGAGTCAAAAGGTTAGGCCAACAGATTCTCAAATGCAAGGTAAACACAGCTCCGCAAATAAGGTACCGGACCCTGGCCGAACAGGGAGACCGATGGATACTACAAAACGGAGACATGTCACCCAAACAACAATCTTAAAACCATTAGCATCGAAACCAAAAGAGGCAGTTGGCGATTTATTGCGGTCTTCGGGTCAATCAATTGCTCATTCAAAACGTGGTAGAACTCATGAACCATTAGTGCTGGGTCCTCTTAAAGTTCCAGCTACTAAACAACATGTCAACAGAGAAACACGGCAACAAACAAACTTCCCCGTCACTAGCAAGGCACTCTCGAGGGCTGAAGCCTCTCAGATTAGCGACTTATTCAAGGAAGCCGTTAAACCCAAGGCAAATCCTCGGGCTGGGCTTCTCCACATCGATAAGCGTGCCTCGGGAGTTAGAACAAGCCCAGTAGGGGGAGTGGAGTATTCGTCCGGAGGCTTGCCAAGACGTCACAAGGATCATAAGAAAGCTAAGGGCAACAGGAACGTGCAACGCAGCCCGAGACCGCTCGGTCCACCATCGATACACGTGGAAGAGAGCACAGGGCTTTGTCTTCCTGAGATAACGATGGAAGAGGTGCTGCAGTCATGGGACGTGAAACCTCGCAGGAGTCGGTCGTCGAGTAATGTCGGGATAAAGGACCCCATGGAGTTTCTTAAGTCTCAGAGCGATAATCGGCACGGCCATAGCCCTGTGCCCGATGCCCCTTCTTACGAAGAGCTTCTGAAATGTAGATATTTACGACTCGGGcaggaggaagaggaggagagaTTGGCGCACGGCACTTTTTGCTCGTGTAACTCATGCGAGCACTCGGAGGGATTGAAAAACTCGCCGTATTTGAACGCCTAA